The Raphanus sativus cultivar WK10039 chromosome 2, ASM80110v3, whole genome shotgun sequence genome includes a region encoding these proteins:
- the LOC130507891 gene encoding uncharacterized protein LOC130507891, with protein MEEEIVETLCMFERFFPPSFFDIMVHLVVHLGREARLCGPVHFRWMYPFERFMKVLKDFVRNLARPEGCIAEAYLAEECVRFCSQFLKKTTGYEEKPDRNAEYESSSILEGRPISAGTCCVLSEKDMSIVHLAVIQNMTIVEPYVDMHLQHLQDTNEKCRRDATILWRMHSQKFASWLKEQIPISSDHHDETLKWLAYGPRVSSRSYTGYIVNGLRFHTISVDRQSQNSGVLYEATAMCRSSAKDTSQMVDLVTYYGRVLEILLIDYNTFYIPVFRCQWANIGNGVKVEDGFTLVNLNQSQMAYARDPYILASQAKQVFYSRVDESSSWYVAMRGPTRRYREEDAEDGHLDVGPMPAVVAMDVDDLVDESRNARADCEGIYV; from the exons ATGGAGGAGGAAATTGTGGAAACACTCTGCATGTTTGAGCGTTTTTTTCCTCCAAGTTTCTTTGATATAATGGTGCATTTGGTAGTTCATCTAGGCAGGGAAGCTCGGTTATGTGGACCAGTTCATTTCCGTTGGATGTACCCATTTGAGAGATTCATGAAGGTGCTGAAAGACTTTGTCAGAAACCTTGCAAGGCCAGAGGGTTGTATTGCTGAAGCGTATCTCGCAGAGGAATGTGTTAGGTTTTGCAGTCAGTTCTTGAAAAAAACAACAGGTTATGAGGAGAAACCTGATAGAAACGCTGAGTATGAGAGTAGCTCTATTCTTGAAGGTCGTCCAATATCTGCTGGCACTTGTTGTGTTCTTTCTGAGAAGGATATGAGCATTGTACATCTTGCTGTGATTCAGAATATGACTATCGTCGAACCTTATGTGGA CATGCATCTACAGCATCTACAAGACACTAATGAAAAATGTAGACGTGATGCAACAATATTATGGAGAATGCATTCACAGAAATTTGCTTCTTGGTTAAAAGAGCAG ATACCTATTAGCTCAGACCATCACGACGAGACACTCAAATGGCTGGCCTACGGACCTCGTGTTAGCTCTAGGTCTTACACTGGTTACATAGTTAATGGTCTGCGGTTCCACACGATTTCAGTTGACAGACAAAGCCAGAACAGTGGTGTTCTATATGAGGCAACAGCTATGTGTAGATCAAGTGCAAAAGATACTTCGCAGATGGTTGACTTGGTAACATACTATGGCAGAGTGTTGGAGATTCTGCTGATCGATTACAATACATTTTACATTCCTGTATTTCGCTGTCAGTGGGCAAATATAGGTAACGGAGTCAAGGTAGAAGATGGCTTCACACTAGTGAACCTCAACCAAAGTCAAATGGCTTATGCTAGAGATCCATACATCCTCGCCTCACAAGCAAAGCAAGTCTTTTACTCAAGAGTAGATGAGTCATCAAGTTGGTATGTAGCTATGAGAGGGCCTACAAGAAGATACCGTGAGGAAGATGCTGAGGATGGACATTTGGATGTTGGTCCAATGCCAGCAGTAGTGGCCATGGATGTTGATGATTTAGTTGATGAATCTAGAAATGCCAGAGCTGACTGTGAAGGAATATATGTTTGA
- the LOC130507890 gene encoding uncharacterized protein LOC130507890 isoform X1, translating into MGNQRNKRVPKRVPKRAKKQTDVEMEVADEEQFIEHITTRAVSDEMVEEAQELGEENQNEMEEEAQELGEENQNEMEEEAQELGEEIQNEMEEEAQDLGEENQNEMEEEEEAVAGADGVQTQTDTASTSQRKRRRGPTKMKHIAKDPNERQHVDFTDMGDPCGPGSVLLSSYLGPLVREHVPVIIDNWRQVSEEIKTVLWKSIEMRFDLDEDFKKVAVFKQMGCLWRASKSRLVTSVRKAPTIKARMSLQPNNVTTAEWRKFVRDKTSQAFKVVSDSYKERRQKQIPHTCGRKGMVRLREDLVKSSEDPSKVSRLRVWVKSRTKKDGTPVNVNAAEKIKKASEIELEGHADSTTTNPKHDMLSQILGPDQPGRLRAMGRGISMTKLNCLQVKDSYIAAMEQKQVYMQEQVNDLQKALRRMNNQGPATDVSENQSVNNTRSLPKCYLVDWASVDVKVAEGRVVSAEADELVNGIPLGPHAVKVLVETAIKADTFLWRPAQNMFTLEDAVGEMIAWHSDHCIVATAGLIPEDNAPNSPFTGSVNKCKLMDYIKKEEVVAVGRWQTKEPKSLVNGLPLGPNAVKVYVDEVLNPTAYIWRPTVGKTTMEDFMNCYVAWPANCVVFESDMTDSPRRQQSDSKAVSSSSKNQKSPLTPPAPKKPFTPASPLRRSERNKFKPNQKIQLLDISGNNVVVAEGRWSSSNPEHLVHFQALGLGACRVFVDVVKVKDAAVWRTSSEIEYMEDALGSCLAWPEDKIITV; encoded by the exons ATGGGAAACCAGAGGAACAAGCGTGTGCCCAAGCGTGTGCCCAAGCGTGCGAAGAAGCAGACAGATGTAGAAATGGAGGTTGCAGATGAAGAGCAATTCATCGAACATATAACAACCAGAGCAGTCTCAGATGAAATGGTGGAAGAAGCACAGGAGTTGGGGGAGGAGAATCAGAATGAAATGGAGGAAGAAGCACAGGAGTTGGGAGAGGAGAATCAGAATGAAATGGAGGAAGAAGCACAGGAGTTGGGAGAGGAGATTCAGAATGAAATGGAGGAAGAAGCACAAGACTTGGGGGAGGAGAATCAGAACGaaatggaggaagaagaggaagctgTTGCTGGAGCTGATGGAGTGCAGACTCAGACTGACACAGCTAGTACATCACAACGTAAAAGACGTCGAGGACCTACAAAGATGAAACACATTGCCAAGGATCCAAATGAACGGCAACATGTCGACTTCACAGATATGGGGGATCCCTGTGGTCCAGGTTCAGTATTGTTATCCTCTTACTTGGGTCCCTTAGTACGTGAACATGTGCCGGTGATCATTGATAACTGGAGACAAGTCAGTGAAGAAATCAAGACTGTTCTTTGGAAATCTATTGAg ATGAGGTTTGATTTGGACGAAGACTTCAAAAAGGTTGCTGTGTTTAAACAGATGGGATGTTTGTGGAGAGCATCCAAATCACGTCTGGTAACATCTGTTAGGAAAGCTCCAACTATTAAAGCTAGGATGAGCCTGCAACCAAACAATGTAACTACAGCTGAATGGCGTAAATTTGTCAGAGATAAGACCAGTCAAGCCTTTAAGGTTGTCAGCGACTCttacaaagaaagaagacaGAAGCAGATTCCTCACACCTGCGGCCGTAAAGGCATGGTCAGGCTGAGAGAAGATTTGGTCAAGTCTAGCGAAGATCCATCAAAAGTGTCGAGGCTACGAGTTTGGGTGAAATCACGAACAAAGAAGGATGGTACTCCTGTCAATGTTAATGCAGCTGAAAAGATT AAAAAGGCATCAGAGATCGAACTTGAGGGTCATGCCGATTCAACGACAACGAATCCAAAGCATGATATGCTATCTCAGATATTGGGACCTGATCAACCTGGGCGGTTGCGGGCGATGGGCAGAGGCATTAGCATGACCAAATTGAATTGTTTACAGGTTAAGGACAGCTATATCGCTGCAATGGAACAAAAACAGGTGTACATGCAGGAACAGGTTAATGATTTACAGAAGGCCCTTCGCAGAATGAATAATCAGGGACCTGCAACTGATGTCAGTGAAAACCAG AGTGTAAATAATACCAGATCACTTCCCAAGTGTTATCTGGTTGACTGGGCTTCTGTCGATGTGAAAGTTGCTGAGGGAAGGGTGGTTTCAGCTGAAGCTGATGAGTTAGTTAATGGGATTCCTTTAGGGCCTCACGCGGTGAAGGTTTTAGTTGAAACTGCAATAAAAGCAGACACCTTTTTATGGCGCCCTGCACAGAATATGTTTACTTTGGAGGATGCAGTTGGCGAAATGATTGCATGGCATTCTGATCACTGTATTGTTGCAACAGCAGGTCTCATTCCAGAGGACAATGCTCCTAAC AGCCCCTTCACAGGTTCAGTTAACAAATGCAAACTCATGGACTATATAAAGAAGGAGGAAGTGGTTGCTGTAGGCCGATGGCAGACAAAAGAACCAAAATCATTGGTCAATGGACTCCCTCTTGGTCCTAATGCAGTAAAAGTTTATGTTGATGAGGTCCTAAACCCAACGGCATACATATGGAGGCCTACTGTAGGAAAGACAACTATGGAGGATTTTATGAACTGTTATGTAGCATGGCCTGCAAATTGCGTTGTGTTTGAATCGGATATGACAGATTCTCCTCGTCGTCAACAATCAGATTCTAAAGCAGTGAGTTCATCTTCTAAGAATCAGAAGTCTCCATTAACACCACCAGCTCCTAAGAAACCATTTACTCCAGCATCTCCTCTACGCAGATCTGAG CGTAACAAATTCAAGCCAAATCAAAAAATCCAGCTGCTGGATATATCTGGAAACAATGTCGTCGTCGCTGAAGGACGATGGTCTTCGAGTAATCCTGAGCATCTTGTCCACTTTCAGGCATTGGGGCTTGGTGCTTGTAGAGTCTTTGTGGATGTTGTCAAGGTGAAAGATGCAGCTGTGTGGAGGACTTCGTCGGAGATCGAGTATATGGAAGATGCACTAGGCAGCTGTCTTGCTTGGCCAGAGGATAAAATTATAACG GTTTGA